TTGAACTGGATCCGGTAGTTATTGACCAGGCTCACGCCCTGGATGGAGATGTCATAAACAAACCACCGGTCATCCTTCCGGATGAGGCGGTAGTCGACAGGGATATCGGTGCCTCGCGGGCTGTTGATCGTCACCTTGACCAGGCCGTATCTTCCATCGATCATCTCGTCGTCGTAAGAGACTTCTTCACCGGAATAGTTTTCGACCTTGTCGAGATAGGTCCTTTCGAGCAGTTTGGCGAAAAGCTCGGTGAATTTAGCGCGCTGATCCTCCGTCGCCCTCGCCCAGTATCGCCCGACGGTACGCCGGGAGATCTCATCCCAATCGAAACGCTCGTCCACCGCGGCCCTGATCCGGCGCGCCCGTTCGTCGGACAGTTCTGGGTCTTTCAGCTCCGGGGCGCTCAAAATACGGATGATCTTGTCCGTCGTCGCCCTGATCTGTTCGGTCGCCTGGCCGGCCGGCGCCGGCGCGGGAAACGCCAGAAGCACCGGAATCAATAGTAAAACCAGTCTTATCGCAATCCTGCCGAGACCCATTTGCAAACGCTCCTCACCCAGGCAAAGGTCTTTGCTTCGCGCAAAGGCATCCAATTAAACCTTGCCGAAAACGAAATTGGAAATC
The DNA window shown above is from Desulfatiglans anilini DSM 4660 and carries:
- a CDS encoding MlaC/ttg2D family ABC transporter substrate-binding protein encodes the protein MGLGRIAIRLVLLLIPVLLAFPAPAPAGQATEQIRATTDKIIRILSAPELKDPELSDERARRIRAAVDERFDWDEISRRTVGRYWARATEDQRAKFTELFAKLLERTYLDKVENYSGEEVSYDDEMIDGRYGLVKVTINSPRGTDIPVDYRLIRKDDRWFVYDISIQGVSLVNNYRIQFNSILAKSSFDDLLKQLRKKVEELS